CCCTCGTCGACGGGTTCGAGGTCGGCCCCCGGGATCGGGTCGCCGTGGGGGTCGACGGCGGGGTCGCCCAGCGCCTCGGCGACGCGGCGCTCGAACTCCTCGGAGATGTGGTGTTCCAGGGCGTCGGCCTCGTCGTGGACCTCGCTCCAGTCGTAGTCGAGCCGGTCGGCGAGGAACGCCTCCAGCAGCCGGTGGTGGCGGACGACCTCCAGCGCGACGGCCTCGCCCTCCGCCGTGAGCTCCGCGCCCTGATACGGCTCGCGCTCGACGAGCCCGCGGTCCTCCAGCTTCCCCAGCATGTCCGTGACCGACGGGGCGGTCTTGCCGAGGTACTCCGCGATCGCGGACGTCGAGACGGGCGGCCCCTGCTCGGACTGGAGGACGTAGATCGCCTTCAGATAATCCTCCATGACGTCGCTCAGCATTTATAAGCGATCGCGGCCGACGGCGGAAATACCTACCGGGAGTGGTCGACGGTCGGACGCGGCGTCCGCGGAACTCCTGCGGATCCGCAGTCACTCGTCTTGGAGCTCCGCCTCCCGCAGCGCCTCGTTGAGGTCCTCGCGGATGCGCTCACCCGTCTCGCGGTCCATCGCGGTGGTGACGATCCGGTTCTCCTGCACGCTGGAGCCGTCTCGGAGAAGGAGTCGGACGT
Above is a window of Halorubrum depositum DNA encoding:
- a CDS encoding metal-dependent transcriptional regulator; this translates as MLSDVMEDYLKAIYVLQSEQGPPVSTSAIAEYLGKTAPSVTDMLGKLEDRGLVEREPYQGAELTAEGEAVALEVVRHHRLLEAFLADRLDYDWSEVHDEADALEHHISEEFERRVAEALGDPAVDPHGDPIPGADLEPVDEGSGPRLSDHIEGDRVVVTRVSDRDEDELDYLADAGITPGTELEVVDVAPFGMVTVATPTGEQSLPAAIARSIRVEDTD